The Luteitalea sp. genomic interval CCGGATAGTCCATGACGACTTCGAGCGTATCAGGCGTCTCGGTCTCATCGTCCAAGAAGAACCGCCCGCCAGCCGCCAGCACGCTGCGCGGCGCCTTCAGATCGAGGGCCCAGACGGCAAGATCGACGATGTGGCACCAGAAGTCGATGAACGTTCCGCCCGAGTAGTCCCAGAACTGCCGGAACGTGCTGTGGCATCGCAGCGGGTGATAGGGCCGCGATGGCGCCGGCCCGAGCCAGAAATCGTAGTCGAGCCCAGGCGGCTTCGTGGCCGCGCGATTCACGCGGCGAGACTCCGTGGACGACGTCTTCCAGCAGTGGACACGCGTGACGCGCCCCAGCTTGCCCGATCGCACGAGCTCGACCACGCGACGATAGTTGGGGAACTCGTTGTGGATGTGATTGCCCATCTGGCTGACGCGCTGGTGCTTCAGCGACGCGTCAGCCATGGCGCGTCCCTCGGCGACGCTGTAGCTCAAGGGCTTCTCGACGAACACGTCCTTCCCCGCCTCGAACGCCCGCACGGTCGGAATGGCGTGCCACTGATCGGGTGTGACGATGACCACGGCGTCGATCTCGGGATCGTCCAACACCTGGCGGTAGTCGCCGAACGTCTTCGGCCGGTTGCGCCGTGTTTTCTCGACCTCGGCGACGGCCTCGTCCAGGTGCGCGCGGTCGACGTCGCAGATTGCGGCGATGCGTGTGTCCGGCTCTTCCAGGAAGCCGCGCAGACGCCCCATGCCCATATTGCCGACGCCAATCATCCCGAGCACGATCTGGTCGCTCGGCGCCGGCCGCTGGCTCGGCCCCCGATACGCGGCGCTCCGGCGGCCGAACGCCCCGAGCGCCATGCCGGCGGCTGTCGAGCCGAGAAAGGCCCGCCGGGAGACGGTTGTTGGTCTTGGCATAATGGCGTCCTCCATCAATCAGCTTTGAGCTCTGAGCCATCAGCTCTGAGCCACCAGCTCATACCTCATAGCTCATAGCTCAGAACGTGAGCCGGGCGCCCAATTGTAGTCTGCGCGCCGGATGCGTATCGGTGACCTGGCCGAACTCATCGTCGCTCATATTGCTCCCCACCGCCGAGAACTGTGTCGTGTTGAACGCGTTGAATGCCTCCACACGCACTTCGAGCTTCGCGGTCCCGCCCAGCGGGAAGAGCTTCGACATCGAGATGTCCCAATTGCTTCTCCCGGGCAACCGCATGAAGTTGCGCGGCGTCGCCGCCAGCGTCCCCGGCGCCGGCATCTCGAAGGCGTCGGTGTTGAACCAGCGATCGACGGTCTGATCCTCGCCCCCCCAATCGCCGACCAGGACCGGCCTCTGGTCCCGTTCTGCCCCGAGTCCCGCCCGATCGACGCCAATCGTGGGCGTGAAGGGATAACCGGTCTCGGCGGTGAAGATGGTGGAGATCGTCCACCCACCGGCAATGGCCCCGAGCAGGTCCCGACGGTCCGCGAGCCATGGGACCTGGTAAATCGCGCTGCCGACGAAGCGATGCGGCGTGTCGAACGACGCGGGCCCCGCGAGGAGGTCAGGCATCTTGTTGTTGTACGCGCTCGCGCCGTAGATGTGGCCGCGGTTGTCGGCATTGTCCCGTGTCCGGGACCACGTGTAGGAGGCCTTCAGTTGCAGGTTCGACTGGACGCGGCCGTCGAGGCCCACCTGCAGGCCGTGATAGTCCGACGCGTAGGTCTGCTCGCGCCATGAGATCTGTCCCCATCCCTGATACGGGCGCAGCGCGTTGGCAGAAAGACTGCCCGCGGGCACGTCAGCGCTCAACGGCCCTTCGTTGAGGTCGCGCGAGCGCATCATGTTTCGGCCGCGCGTCCCCACATAGCCGACCTCGAGCACAACCGACCCGCCGAGCAGTTGCTGGACGTTGACGTTCCACTGGTCCGTATAGGCACTCCGCTGGTCCGGATCGATAGCGCTCAGGTTAATCGGGAACGTGACTTCGTCCGTGGTCCCGCGGCGAGGATCGCTGAGCCTCGTATTCTCCAGCTCCAGCCGCTCCTGAAACGGCGGGTTGGAGGCGATGAGGATGAACGCCCCCAGGATCTCACGACTGTAGTAGCGGCCGTAGCCGCCGCGCAGCGCGGTGCGGCCTGTCCCGAAGATGTCGTACGAGAAGCCAAGCCGGGGCGCGAAGTTCCAGGGCGTGTAGTCCCAGTAGCCGCTCGGATCGACGATGCCGTTCAGGGGATCGCCGCCGGTGGGCGGAATCTCGCCGGTCGGGAGCACGGTGACGGCCGCCTCGGGATCGTAAGCCTCCGGGATAAAGCTTCGATAGCGTCCGTCCGGCTCGGTGGCCGGCCTGAACAGCGAGTAGCGCAGCCCGAGGTTGAGCGTCAAACGGTTCGCCACTTCCCAACTGTCGTCCACGTACGCTTCGAACGCGTGGCGCCGGTTGTCGTTGAAGGACACAGCGCTCGACTCGCTGTAGCTGCCGGCCATCCCCAGGAGGAAGTCGGCGTACGCGTCGCCCGTGAACCGGCCGTCGAAGTCGAACGCGCCGAAGACGTTGGTGTCGGCCGGCTCGAACTTCTTCTCGTACGCGTAATCGAACCCCATCTTGACCGTGTGCGGACCGCGCAGCCAGGTGAGGTGGTTCTTGATGTCGAAGATCGACTGGTAGTTGCTCCAGAACGCCGACGCCGGAAAGCCCTGGTAGTTCGTGAGCTCGATTGCCGGCGCCGGGTTGGGAACCGTCGCGAGGTTCAGGCTGCCAATTGGATAGTTGTCCGCGGTCTGGGGGACCAGCTCCGGAATCTCCAGCCCGAACTGATCGCGGGGGAACAGCGGCGGGAAGTTCATGATCCGATTGTGGCTGCGGGTGAAGCTCGCCTCGTTGAGCAGATTGGGCGTGAAGATCGAATAGAAGTTGATGACGGTGTTGTTGCGCGGGCTCCGGCGGCTGTTGGCGTGGAAATCGAAGCCTGGCGCCGCGTAGCCGTTGACCTTCGCATTCTCGTAGATGTAGCGGCCGAAGATGCGGTGACGCTCGTTGAAGTGATGGTCCACGCGGAGGTTGAGCTGCGGCAGGTCCGACTTCTCCGGCCGGAGCACCGTATGGTTGTTGCTCAGAGTGTCGGAGTAGTTCGTGTCCGGATAGAGGTCGGTGTACGTGCGCGCGAAGGGATCGATGCGATCGGCGGGAATCACGTTGCCGGGAAACGGCGCACCGGTCTGCGGATCGATGATGGCGGCGCCAAGCCCGCTGAAGTCGCCGGTCCTGTACGCCATCTCCGGGAGCTTCGAGGTGGACCGCTCATCGCGGCGTTCCGTGCGTGTCCCGACGAACGCAAAGAAGAAGGTCCGATCGCGTCCGCGATAGAGACCGGGGATGATCACGGGGCCGCCCAGTGTGGCGCCGATGTCGTTCTCACGGAACGGCTCGGTCTCCGGAGAGAAATAGTCCCGCGCCACCAGCTTCTCGTTGCGGTGGTACCACGACGCCGACCCGCTGAACTGATTGCTGCCCGCCTTCGTGATGATGTTGAAGGTGCTCCCGCCTCCGGTGCCGAACTCTGCGCTGTAGTTGCCCCGGATAGCCCGGAACTCGGCGACCGTCTCCTGATTGGGCGCCAGCGGCATGCCCCAGTTTCCGCCGGTATCGATGTTGTATCCCCCATCGATGAGCCAGGAGTTGTGCGTGGGTCGAATCCCGTTCACCGACTGCCACTGGCCGGCGCGCTCGTCGCTGGTGTT includes:
- a CDS encoding gfo/Idh/MocA family oxidoreductase; protein product: MALGAFGRRSAAYRGPSQRPAPSDQIVLGMIGVGNMGMGRLRGFLEEPDTRIAAICDVDRAHLDEAVAEVEKTRRNRPKTFGDYRQVLDDPEIDAVVIVTPDQWHAIPTVRAFEAGKDVFVEKPLSYSVAEGRAMADASLKHQRVSQMGNHIHNEFPNYRRVVELVRSGKLGRVTRVHCWKTSSTESRRVNRAATKPPGLDYDFWLGPAPSRPYHPLRCHSTFRQFWDYSGGTFIDFWCHIVDLAVWALDLKAPRSVLAAGGRFFLDDETETPDTLEVVMDYPDLLFMFSLRPTPLPGFEHMGSIGCLFEGTEASVVANYEEHEVWIEGKKAIFFPRPDPTIPDSPGHLREFLDAIKSRNLETTCNIRYGHRVTKPGLLANIAYRTDRRIHWNDENEDIIGDSEARQYLSRDFRKPYTL